From Salvia splendens isolate huo1 chromosome 3, SspV2, whole genome shotgun sequence, a single genomic window includes:
- the LOC121795219 gene encoding uncharacterized protein LOC121795219 isoform X2 — protein sequence MAKKSQKRLLRHERGQAGCISGLISIFHFRHGRSTKRLLSDRSRVNKQVVGGDYLANHPVILDPTEKCESIKVAEEGNMPMLDAAKTSVKELMEEEMCNESGNLKDSAMGLEHCNSNNGNHLKKRQMKRSRSRIKSSDLDVTELGTSEHLTPENGYQVQEQRSLDYLDLEMIMEELAQINQRNANGSKNDLCGDHDIPSGQTVNVIEEKLVAAVIVLAEQRLDCGKHFGEDGNSCCSKEFMDALKTLSVNKGLLLKQLKDPNSKLVKHVQNLEDARLSRDAITNLLPAPSLSQDKAGKLKCDESSSHKHRNFFRKRTKSLESYPVIGDKDVQNHNKIVILKPGQAGAHSPQIDARVSSLRLQSPDMDNKVQNDRNTSQFSFAEIKRKLRHAIGKERQGVTPDRVNVKLSTKLQNNNNGDKSSTGENLFWSSPNRNHFYTERFLTSSPSLKKGEPVRNLKDGSSVATNETSQYSRLGGSNIYVEAKKHLSEMLNNGGETPESVTRQLPKSLGRILSLPEYNNGTPCCSPRKYGDDIFVTTQLRLSPRAMGRSDLSGLWQENLNNHLSPRKQHLDSQPVSSSSNCKDKIQSLDTSDKITLSDDQEHSIEIQSVNEITLDHEAQSLPGVVADIEEMAESKHEEEEKIITNSSESSNDLIGGDIDNEDAREVDNTQVPCQLSADCSPCSNLPFCGEDQSPSSPESPPSGSVSAENDDSDCAMYKLERPSPISVLEPLFTDDDISPASTTSQPVVREIQPRHIHFEEQSFASDQGVCAKISLEDEESAFEYVEAVLLGSGLNWDEFLLRWISMHEILDSSLFDEVELFSSRPQHDQKLLFDCANAALGEVCEKYFGCFSGISNVKMNNQVAPRGMDLIHEIWQLVEWHLLQLPQPHSLEQLVKADLVRSRKWMVLQSDVEFIVSEMGETIFTELVEETVLIFLDDTLECEFALLQNESDAIEATNL from the exons ATGGCAAAGAAATCACAGAAGCGCCTTTTGAGACATGAAAGAGGCCAAGCAGGTTGCATATCGGGTTTAATTAGCATATTTCACTTCCGCCATGGGCGATCCACCAAACGTTTGCTTTCAGATAGAAGCCGTGTGAACAAGCAAGTAGTTG GTGGTGATTATTTGGCAAACCATCCCGTTATACTTGATCCGACTGAAAAATGCGAAAGCATCAAG GTCGCTGAAGAAGGTAATATGCCTATGCTTGATGCTGCTAAAACGAGCGTGAAGGAACTCATGGAAGAAGAGATGTGTAATGAGTCCGGAAACCTTAAAGATTCTGCTATGGGTTTGGAACATTGTAACTCAAATAACGGAAATCATCTCAAAAAACGTCAAATGAAAAGAAGCAGAAGCCGCATCAAGTCTAGCGATCTGGATGTCACTGAGCTGGGCACCTCTGAACACCTGACGCCCGAGAATGGTTACCAGGTTCAAGAGCAAAGGTCCTTAGATTATCTCGATCTGGAAATGATAATGGAAGAGTTGGCACAGATCAACCAGAGAAATGCAAATGGCTCAAAGAATGACCTTTGTGGTGATCATGATATACCGTCAGGTCAGACTGTTAACGTCATTGAAGAAAAGTTGGTTGCAGCTGTAATAGTGCTTGCAGAGCAGCGGCTGGACTGCGGTAAGCATTTTGGGGAAGACGGGAATAGTTGTTGCTCGAAAGAGTTCATGGATGCTTTGAAAACATTGAGTGTAAATAAGGGCTTGCTGTTGAAGCAACTAAAGGATCCAAACTCGAAACTGGTTAAACATGTGCAGAATTTAGAGGATGCTCGATTAAGCAGAGATGCAATAACCAATTTGCTGCCAGCACCCAGTTTGTCCCAGGATAAAGCGGGAAAATTAAAGTGTGATGAATCCAGCAGCCATAAACACCGAAATTTCTTCCGGAAACGGACCAAGTCGCTGGAGAGCTACCCTGTGATAGGGGATAAAGATGTTCAGAATCATAATAAAATTGTCATACTGAAACCCGGGCAAGCAGGGGCACATAGCCCTCAAATTGATGCCAGAGTTAGCAGCCTTCGTTTGCAGTCTCCTGACATGGACAATAAGGTTCAGAACGATAGAAATACATCTCAGTTCTCTTTTGCTGAAATAAAAAGGAAACTCAGGCATGCAATAGGGAAGGAACGACAAGGAGTCACTCCTGATAGAGTTAATGTCAAACTGAGTACTAAGCTACAAAATAACAATAATGGTGACAAAAGCAGTACAGGAGAAAATCTTTTCTGGAGTTCTCCGAATAGGAACCATTTCTATACTGAAAGATTTTTGACATCTTCTCCTAGCTTGAAGAAGGGTGAACCAGTTAGAAATTTGAAGGATGGGAGTTCAGTGGCCACAAACGAAACCAGCCAATATTCAAGACTAGGGGGATCTAACATCTATGTAGAGGCTAAAAAGCATCTCTCTGAGATGCTGAATAATGGAGGTGAAACCCCGGAGTCGGTAACCCGGCAGTTGCCAAAGTCCCTTGGTAGAATCCTCTCTCTTCCTGAGTATAATAATGGTACCCCTTGCTGTAGCCCTAGAAAATACGGTGATGATATCTTCGTAACGACCCAGCTCAGATTGTCTCCTCGTGCCATGGGTAGGAGTGATTTGAGTGGTCTTTGGCAAGAAAACCTTAACAATCATCTGAGTCCGAGAAAGCAACATTTGGATAGTCAGCCAGTCAGCTCTAGTAGCAACTGCAAAGACAAGATACAGTCTCTGGATACGAGTGATAAGATCACACTCAGTGATGATCAAGAACATTCCATTGAAATTCAATCTGTCAATGAAATTACTTTAGATCATGAAG CTCAAAGCTTGCCTGGAGTAGTTGCAGACATTGAGGAAATGGCTGAATCAAAACATGAGGAAGAGGAAAAGATCATTACTAATTCATCTGAATCATCTAATGATTTGATTGGTGGAGATATTGACAATGAAGATGCTAGAGAAGTAGACAACACACAAGTTCCTTGTCAGTTATCAGCAGACTGTTCTCCATGCTCCAATTTG CCTTTTTGTGGCGAAGATCAATCCCCGTCATCACCAGAGTCCCCTCCAAGCGGTTCAGTAAGTGCTGAAAATGATGATTCTGACTGCGCAATGTACAAATTGGAGCGACCCAGTCCGATATCTGTTCTTGAGCCATTATTCACAGATGATGACATCAGCCCTGCAAGCACCACATCTCAACCAG TTGTCAGAGAAATCCAGCCACGTCATATCCATTTTGAAGAACAATCTTTTGCTAGTGACCAAGGAGTTTGTGCAAAAATTTCTCTCGAGGATGAGGAATCTGCGTTTGAGTATGTGGAAGCTGTGCTACTGGGCTCTGGTTTAAACTGGGATGAATTTCTCTTGAGATGGATTTCTATGCATGAGATCCTTGACTCGTCATTATTTGATGAAGTCGAATTATTCTCTAGCCGACCCCAACATGATCAGAAACTCCTTTTCGACTGCGCCAATGCAGCTTTAGGTGAGGTGTGTGAGAAATACTTTGGATGCTTTTCAGGGATATCCAATGTCAAAATGAATAACCAAGTGGCCCCAAGAGGGATGGACCTGATCCATGAGATATGGCAACTTGTCGAATGGCATCTGCTTCAGCTTCCACAGCCTCACTCTCTCGAACAGCTTGTCAAAGCAGACTTGGTGAGATCCAGAAAATGGATGGTCCTCCAATCGGATGTCGAGTTTATTGTTTCAGAGATGGGGGAGACCATTTTCACAGAACTGGTGGAGGAAACGGTACTGATCTTTTTGGATGACACATTGGAGTGTGAGTTTGCATTGCTCCAAAATGAATCCGATGCCATTGAGGCCACCAACTTGTAG
- the LOC121795219 gene encoding uncharacterized protein LOC121795219 isoform X1 → MAKKSQKRLLRHERGQAGCISGLISIFHFRHGRSTKRLLSDRSRVNKQVVGGDYLANHPVILDPTEKCESIKVAEEGNMPMLDAAKTSVKELMEEEMCNESGNLKDSAMGLEHCNSNNGNHLKKRQMKRSRSRIKSSDLDVTELGTSEHLTPENGYQVQEQRSLDYLDLEMIMEELAQINQRNANGSKNDLCGDHDIPSGQTVNVIEEKLVAAVIVLAEQRLDCGKHFGEDGNSCCSKEFMDALKTLSVNKGLLLKQLKDPNSKLVKHVQNLEDARLSRDAITNLLPAPSLSQDKAGKLKCDESSSHKHRNFFRKRTKSLESYPVIGDKDVQNHNKIVILKPGQAGAHSPQIDARVSSLRLQSPDMDNKVQNDRNTSQFSFAEIKRKLRHAIGKERQGVTPDRVNVKLSTKLQNNNNGDKSSTGENLFWSSPNRNHFYTERFLTSSPSLKKGEPVRNLKDGSSVATNETSQYSRLGGSNIYVEAKKHLSEMLNNGGETPESVTRQLPKSLGRILSLPEYNNGTPCCSPRKYGDDIFVTTQLRLSPRAMGRSDLSGLWQENLNNHLSPRKQHLDSQPVSSSSNCKDKIQSLDTSDKITLSDDQEHSIEIQSVNEITLDHEVTAQSLPGVVADIEEMAESKHEEEEKIITNSSESSNDLIGGDIDNEDAREVDNTQVPCQLSADCSPCSNLPFCGEDQSPSSPESPPSGSVSAENDDSDCAMYKLERPSPISVLEPLFTDDDISPASTTSQPVVREIQPRHIHFEEQSFASDQGVCAKISLEDEESAFEYVEAVLLGSGLNWDEFLLRWISMHEILDSSLFDEVELFSSRPQHDQKLLFDCANAALGEVCEKYFGCFSGISNVKMNNQVAPRGMDLIHEIWQLVEWHLLQLPQPHSLEQLVKADLVRSRKWMVLQSDVEFIVSEMGETIFTELVEETVLIFLDDTLECEFALLQNESDAIEATNL, encoded by the exons ATGGCAAAGAAATCACAGAAGCGCCTTTTGAGACATGAAAGAGGCCAAGCAGGTTGCATATCGGGTTTAATTAGCATATTTCACTTCCGCCATGGGCGATCCACCAAACGTTTGCTTTCAGATAGAAGCCGTGTGAACAAGCAAGTAGTTG GTGGTGATTATTTGGCAAACCATCCCGTTATACTTGATCCGACTGAAAAATGCGAAAGCATCAAG GTCGCTGAAGAAGGTAATATGCCTATGCTTGATGCTGCTAAAACGAGCGTGAAGGAACTCATGGAAGAAGAGATGTGTAATGAGTCCGGAAACCTTAAAGATTCTGCTATGGGTTTGGAACATTGTAACTCAAATAACGGAAATCATCTCAAAAAACGTCAAATGAAAAGAAGCAGAAGCCGCATCAAGTCTAGCGATCTGGATGTCACTGAGCTGGGCACCTCTGAACACCTGACGCCCGAGAATGGTTACCAGGTTCAAGAGCAAAGGTCCTTAGATTATCTCGATCTGGAAATGATAATGGAAGAGTTGGCACAGATCAACCAGAGAAATGCAAATGGCTCAAAGAATGACCTTTGTGGTGATCATGATATACCGTCAGGTCAGACTGTTAACGTCATTGAAGAAAAGTTGGTTGCAGCTGTAATAGTGCTTGCAGAGCAGCGGCTGGACTGCGGTAAGCATTTTGGGGAAGACGGGAATAGTTGTTGCTCGAAAGAGTTCATGGATGCTTTGAAAACATTGAGTGTAAATAAGGGCTTGCTGTTGAAGCAACTAAAGGATCCAAACTCGAAACTGGTTAAACATGTGCAGAATTTAGAGGATGCTCGATTAAGCAGAGATGCAATAACCAATTTGCTGCCAGCACCCAGTTTGTCCCAGGATAAAGCGGGAAAATTAAAGTGTGATGAATCCAGCAGCCATAAACACCGAAATTTCTTCCGGAAACGGACCAAGTCGCTGGAGAGCTACCCTGTGATAGGGGATAAAGATGTTCAGAATCATAATAAAATTGTCATACTGAAACCCGGGCAAGCAGGGGCACATAGCCCTCAAATTGATGCCAGAGTTAGCAGCCTTCGTTTGCAGTCTCCTGACATGGACAATAAGGTTCAGAACGATAGAAATACATCTCAGTTCTCTTTTGCTGAAATAAAAAGGAAACTCAGGCATGCAATAGGGAAGGAACGACAAGGAGTCACTCCTGATAGAGTTAATGTCAAACTGAGTACTAAGCTACAAAATAACAATAATGGTGACAAAAGCAGTACAGGAGAAAATCTTTTCTGGAGTTCTCCGAATAGGAACCATTTCTATACTGAAAGATTTTTGACATCTTCTCCTAGCTTGAAGAAGGGTGAACCAGTTAGAAATTTGAAGGATGGGAGTTCAGTGGCCACAAACGAAACCAGCCAATATTCAAGACTAGGGGGATCTAACATCTATGTAGAGGCTAAAAAGCATCTCTCTGAGATGCTGAATAATGGAGGTGAAACCCCGGAGTCGGTAACCCGGCAGTTGCCAAAGTCCCTTGGTAGAATCCTCTCTCTTCCTGAGTATAATAATGGTACCCCTTGCTGTAGCCCTAGAAAATACGGTGATGATATCTTCGTAACGACCCAGCTCAGATTGTCTCCTCGTGCCATGGGTAGGAGTGATTTGAGTGGTCTTTGGCAAGAAAACCTTAACAATCATCTGAGTCCGAGAAAGCAACATTTGGATAGTCAGCCAGTCAGCTCTAGTAGCAACTGCAAAGACAAGATACAGTCTCTGGATACGAGTGATAAGATCACACTCAGTGATGATCAAGAACATTCCATTGAAATTCAATCTGTCAATGAAATTACTTTAGATCATGAAG TAACAGCTCAAAGCTTGCCTGGAGTAGTTGCAGACATTGAGGAAATGGCTGAATCAAAACATGAGGAAGAGGAAAAGATCATTACTAATTCATCTGAATCATCTAATGATTTGATTGGTGGAGATATTGACAATGAAGATGCTAGAGAAGTAGACAACACACAAGTTCCTTGTCAGTTATCAGCAGACTGTTCTCCATGCTCCAATTTG CCTTTTTGTGGCGAAGATCAATCCCCGTCATCACCAGAGTCCCCTCCAAGCGGTTCAGTAAGTGCTGAAAATGATGATTCTGACTGCGCAATGTACAAATTGGAGCGACCCAGTCCGATATCTGTTCTTGAGCCATTATTCACAGATGATGACATCAGCCCTGCAAGCACCACATCTCAACCAG TTGTCAGAGAAATCCAGCCACGTCATATCCATTTTGAAGAACAATCTTTTGCTAGTGACCAAGGAGTTTGTGCAAAAATTTCTCTCGAGGATGAGGAATCTGCGTTTGAGTATGTGGAAGCTGTGCTACTGGGCTCTGGTTTAAACTGGGATGAATTTCTCTTGAGATGGATTTCTATGCATGAGATCCTTGACTCGTCATTATTTGATGAAGTCGAATTATTCTCTAGCCGACCCCAACATGATCAGAAACTCCTTTTCGACTGCGCCAATGCAGCTTTAGGTGAGGTGTGTGAGAAATACTTTGGATGCTTTTCAGGGATATCCAATGTCAAAATGAATAACCAAGTGGCCCCAAGAGGGATGGACCTGATCCATGAGATATGGCAACTTGTCGAATGGCATCTGCTTCAGCTTCCACAGCCTCACTCTCTCGAACAGCTTGTCAAAGCAGACTTGGTGAGATCCAGAAAATGGATGGTCCTCCAATCGGATGTCGAGTTTATTGTTTCAGAGATGGGGGAGACCATTTTCACAGAACTGGTGGAGGAAACGGTACTGATCTTTTTGGATGACACATTGGAGTGTGAGTTTGCATTGCTCCAAAATGAATCCGATGCCATTGAGGCCACCAACTTGTAG